CATCTCTATAAAAAACTTAAATACGTTCGGGCGAGATTTACAGAATATGCAAAATGACATGGTGGAAGGTACATTTTGCTTAGAAGAGACATTAATAATAGGCAATGCACGATTCAAGCCTGTTAGTTGCTCACAAATCGATTGATTTTGATCAAACAAATCCTCAGGAACAATCCTTTTTAGAATGTTCTTCACAATTTCCTGATAAAGAGAACAGTTTACACTCTCTTCTTGTTCACCAAAATCGATGTCAATAGGCGGAATAGACATATCTTTAGAAATTTTCGTTAAAATTTTCATTAAAGTGCTGCCGTGCAATTTAAAGAAGAGATCACCGAACTGTTATCTATCGTGTTTTCCTCTTCGTATACAACCCAATCATTGAGTTGATTTAATTCACCGATTAAGGTCCCCTCACAACCACATGTTGCAAAATCAATAAAGGAGCGCACATATAGCGCCAGCTGATTTTTGCTTGCTAAACGGATACAGCGAGGGTGCAAGACACTATGGCCTATTTGGACGATGTTTGCAGCGATTTCATAAGTCATCTGGGAAAATAGAGTGGCATTGGGATTTATTTTAGGATCTTCGGAATAAATGCCCTTAACGTCTTTAAAAAATTCGACACATTCAGCTTTTAAAGCAAGACCTAACGCCACGGCAGATGTATCTGATCCACCACGACCCAGTGTTGTGATTTCTCCATTGCGACTGACACCTTGAAAGCCTGCAACAATCACGATTTTGCCAGAGTCTAGAGCGGAAAGAATTCGATGTGGCCTGACTTCAATAATATTAGCACTGCTATGATGATTACATGTAATAATTCCTGATTGACTGCCTGTAAAGCTAACAGCCTGCTGATTTTTCAGAGCTAAAGCCATTGCAAGCAAGGAAATGCTGATCCTTTCCCCTACCGAGACGAGCATATCATATTCTCTTCTTGGAGGATTAGGATGAACTTGTTTCGCTAAAGCAATTAATTGATCTGTTGAATCACCCATTGCACTAATCACAATAGCAATTCGTTCATATTCTTGCTTGCGCGCTAAAATGATATCTGCAATTTGCGAAAAATGATCTGGAGAAGCTACAGACGCACCACCAAACTTCATAACAAGCGTTTTTTTCATAGAATTCAAAACAAGCTGTAGAAGAAATTTTATATTTCAAAGTTAAGATGCGATCCATATGCTACGATGCATTTTGAAGGCTTAAAGCGACTTTTTCTTAACTTTAATCCAAATAAGGTGTAGACTACCATACTAAAATTTCGGAAACGAGTCAACGCCTATATTTTTTCTTGAATATCCAACCTTTTCTTTTACTTCCTGAAATAGCTGTGGAAGCCTTATTACTAGAATTTTATTCGCATATTTTTTTCGCAATGATTTCTAAGCCTTGACTGAGCTTCATTAAATGAATGTCTGCTTGTTTTCTAATCTGATCATTATCAAGCTCCTGTATATTTTCATGGCATATTTGCATGATTTCGAGTAAGCGTGTTTTATAGAAATTCATTTGGCCAAAAATTTGTTCATTTAAAAGGGCAAATGTACGTTTGTCATAGCCACTTGCACGCACCTTCATTCTCCAAATCCCCACAAGAACATTTAATGCACTTCCCTCTCCACAAGCAGTCATCCAATTATAATAAATCTTAGAAGCAACAGCATCACGATTTTCTTGCAATATTTCTGTGAATGGCCGAGTCAGCACCCAAAAGCTTTCTAAACTTTTTAATACGCCATTTTCTTCGAATAACTTTGAAACATGTTTTATGTTACTAAAATAAAAAGGTTTACATAGAATCTTGGATAAAGCATTCATCGAACCTTCAAAGTGTTCTACCGTTCTTCCTAGAATTTTTAACAGCTCACAAAAATCCCCATATTTATAATATTTTTCACTTAACGCTCGATCAAGAATTGTACTGCCCAGATTGAATTGGAACGCGCGTGAATGAGATGGATGGTCCATAATAAATAGAATAATTTTGATAAACGCTTTAAATGTATCGCCATTTTGTATGGATTTTTGCAGGATCTGAATGATTTTTTTTGGATCATTTAAACAAGGGATGAGAAACTTAGCGGCTTCAATTTTAATTTGCTTTCTTATTTCCTTTACAGACGACCTGCCATCAGAATTGCTTGGCACGCATAAAGTGGGGATTAAAGTGATTAAAAATCCTAGATTTTTTTCAATAGCCAGAGAAGGAGTCGCTTGGCAAAGCATTTTAATTTCACCTAGCCAAGCTTGATCTATGCAAAAGCATTGTTTAAAAACTTTACAAAAGTCGATAGCATATTTTCTAAATCGTTTGGATAAGCATAAGTCCAAAACGATTTGCAAAATAAGCTTTTTATTGAATTCAGAAACCTCTTGAATTCTGTAACTTTTTGAAATTAGAAAAAAAACTTTTTTTATTCCCCCCTTGTTCAAACCCATTACAAAATGTTTAAAATACAAACAAATAATCGAAAAACCATTTTGATTCAGCTCATCTGATCTTCCAAAAAGGTTGAACATTTGCGTCATGAAATTTATTTTCTTTTGAAAGTTACCATAAACTTTCGAGCCTAATTCTTTTCGATCTTTCTCTTGCGGCTCTCTTCCAAATAATTCACGCCGTATCTGGCGGATACTTTCCAAATGATTGGAGTCACATTGCATAACTTTTTTCTCTAAAATTTCATGCACTTTTTTTACGTAGGATTGATAGCAGATTTGTGTTTTCGCTATTTCTGGAAATAGCATCAAGACAGACACTAACGCCATAAAATCTGCAGCATAAACATGCGAATCAGCTAAGCTTTTTTTAAATAAGTGCTCACATATTAAAAGAAACATTTCATCTGGCGTAGGTAAATTTGAATTTATACGACTCAAAAAAATTAAATACTTTTTCATCTCAGCATAACGTTGGAATGTTGAAAATGCGTGTTTTTCAAAAGCACTTAGGATTAATCGGATGTCATGATCTTCCCGTTTTGGGTGATTGAGTAAATAGGAGATTTCTTTTTTGACAATATCGGTGTTATTAAGATCTATGAGGATCAGGCGCGTCATATTCAAATAAAGTCTATCCCGAGTTTCTTCTAGCGGACTTTCTTGTTTACAAGCACAGGCAAAAAAAGCAATTAAAGCTTTTTTCCCAACCTCATAATCCTCTGGGGAATGGTTTTTTTGTTCCTTAAGCTCAGAGCCTATTAAATTGAACCATGCTGTTTTTTCCTCATCTGAGGTGAAAGAGACATGCTGACTTAATCTTTTAAACAAATAATCCCATTCAGTAGGAGGACATATTGCATCATTTTGAAAAGAAATAAAGGCACGAAAAATGAAGGTTATAATTTTAGCCTTAAGCTCTGAATTAAGTTCAGACTTTCCATTGAGCTTAAAAAGAAATTCCAGAAAAGAAAAAACCTCGTCCAATCCAGAAATTTTCTTAAAATTTTGCTCGAACACCTCACAAATTTTTTCCATGAGAAGCTCTATTGAAAATGGTCTCAAATCAAAAACGACTTCTAGTAATACACCGCATAATGTGGGCAAGTATTCTGTCGTTAAATACTTATCGAATATTTCATATCTAGTGTAAATATTTTGGTACAAATCCATTCTACCAAATTCTGAAAGTGCCTGCATTTCGCGATACCTCGTAGTCGGTCGATTTATAGATGCTATGCTGCAAAGGAAGTAGAGTTTTGAATGCATGTATGATCATTCAAATGCTAGAAAAAGTCGGTAGATGTCAACAGTTTTATTGAGCTCAAATCATGGAGTAGGCATTAAACTAGGTCAAACATTGTCTAGCTTGAAGAACATCTTGGGATATTTGAGCTTTTAAATGCTCAATAGAAGAAAATTTTTGTTCTGGACGGATAAAGGAGTGAAAAACGACTTCGCAAAAAGAATCATAAAGATCATTTTCTTGAGCATCTAGAAGATGAACTTCTAAAACGGGATTATTTTCCTCTCGAATAGTGGGAGCAATGCCTAAATTAGCAACAGCAGGAAAGCAGATCCCTTGATGCCACAGTTTTACGGCATATACTCCATAGGGAGGTAAGCACATCCCTGTGACATCGAAATTAGCTGTGGGGAAACCTAGGTGTCGTCCCTTTCTTTGTCCAGGTTTAACCATGCCATAAAAAGAATAGGACCGACCAAGCAGTTGACTGGCTTCAGACAATTTTCCATCTGCAATTAGTTGTCGAATTGCACTGCTCGATATTTTTTTTGTATCGATAGAATATTCAGGAAGATAAGTGAGCTCAAAAGCATGTTCTTTAGCAATCTGATTTAAAGTGGAGCGATCACCTTTTCTATCTTTTCCTAGAAAGGCATCATGCCCGAGAATTAAATGAGAAAAGGGAATGGATGCCTGTAATTTTTCTAAGAAGATCTCTGCGGTTTGACCAGCAAATTCTAAAGTAAAAGGAAGTAAAATGACCCAATCAATCTTTGCTTGTTCTAAGAGAAAAAGCTTATGATCTAATGTACATAGCTGACAAGTCGATTTTGCTGAATTTAATACTGTGGAAGGATGATTGACAAATGTGAAAACGGCCGTTTGAGCATTTTGGAGTTTTGCAAATTCTTTAAGGGCTTGTAACACTTTCTGATGCCCAAGGTGCATTCCATCAAAATTGCCGATCGTTAAAACGATGGGATGATTTGTGCTTGGAAACTCATGTAAGTGATGAATGACTTTCATGTATGCATTGGTTGAATGTGTCGTTTGAGGTCATCAAGTGTATAGGTAGAGGCTTTTAATGGAGCACCATCTAGGCAATCCTTTAAATGAAACTGGCCACTTCGCACTCTTCTAAGCTGGGAGAGATGAGCCCCTACTCCTAATAATTGCCCTAAATCATGCGCTAAACTACGAATATAGGTGCCTTTGCTACAAGAAACCGCTAGAGACAAATAGGGATAGGCATAACTTAATAAAGTGATTTGCACAAATACTTTTGCAGGAGGTCTTTCGACTGTTTTTCCTTGTCTTGCCAATTCATAAAGTTTTTTGCCATTCTGTTTTTTGGCGGAAAACATGGGAGGAACTTGCAGGATTTCTCCTTGAAAGCTCTGTAAAGCAACCTGGATTTCTTCAAGTGTGGGGACTCTGCCACATTGTGATAGGATTTGTCCTTCACAATCGTAAGTGTCTGTCGCGGCACCAAGATAGGCTTCCGCTTCGTATTCTTTATCTTGGCATAGAAATTGATCAGATAGACGCGTAAAGTTTCGACCAATCAACATGACCATGACGCCTGTTGCAAAGGGATCAAGAGTTCCTGCGTGCCCTATTTTTTTAACACCCAGCACCTTGCGAAGTCTTGCAACTAAATTAAAGGCTGTACATCCCCTTGGTTTATCAAGAAGAAGTACACCTTCAATATCTGAACTATTCTGAGGAAGATTCGTCATTGTCATCAGATTCTTCACTTCTTGTACTTTTTTCATCTTCGATTTCGCGAAGTAAACTTTCAATACGCATTTGGCGGTCCACGCTATCATCCAAAACAAAAGTAAGTTCTGGAAAAAAGCGCATCACAACCTTCTGAGATGAATTCACAGCAATAAAACCTGCTGCAGATCGCAAAGCTTGAAGAGTATCCTCCTTCTCTGCCCCGGTTCCCATAATGCTCACATAGACTTTTGCATGTCGCAAATCTTTTGTGATATCAACGCGAGTGACAGTTGTCATTTCACTTACGTAGGGATTACGCACATCCTTTTTAATCACTTCCGTAATCACTTCGCGTAATAAAGAGTTTAGGCGGTCCGTTCTTTGTACTGACATATGATTAGAGCTCTTGTGAAATATAAGTGACTTCAAAAGCTTCCAGGATATCTCCAGCCTGAACTTCACCAAAATTGTTTAAAAGAATTCCACATTCAAGTCCTTTAGCAACTTCGCGAACATCTTCTTTGACACGTTTTAACGAAGAAATCGGCCCCTGCCATATTTTTTGGCCGTTTCGCTTAACACGAATGCTGTCATTTCGACGAATAACACCATCGGTCACGTAGCAGCCTGCGACAATTCCGAGATGGGAAGACTTAAATATTGCTCTAACTTCAGCTTGTCCTTTCTCAGTCTCGATCGGTATTTTATCCAATAACGCTGACATGAGTTCTTTAATGTCATCGATTGCATGATAGATAATATCATGTAAGCGTACTTGAACACCCAACTGTTTAACTAAAATGTCTGCGTGGCTTTCAATTTTTGTATGAAAACCGAGAATTACAGCTTTTGAAGCAGCTGCTAATTGCACATCAGATTCAGCGATTTCACCTACACCTGTTGAAATAATCACTAATTCCGCTTTTGTGGATTTAATTTTTTCTAAGGCAACTTTCAAGGCTTCCAAAGACCCCTGTACGTCAGCTCTTAGAACAACGTGCAAGACTTTCTTAGCTGTTTCTGTCGCTTGTTGGAATACATTTTCCAGAGAAGCCTTTTTCATCTTTTGCAGGTTAACTTGTCTAATTCCAAGCATACGCGCTTCGGCAATGCTTCTGGCTTCTTTCTCACTGCTCACAACAATGAACTCTTGTCCTGCATCTGGCAAGCCTGAAAGGCCTGTAATTTCAGCTGGAGTCGAAGGTGGAACTTCATCCATTTCACGACCAAATTCATCGTGAATTGTTTTAATTCTCCCCCAAAGTTGTTCAAAAACAAGAGCGTCGCCTTTACGCAGTGTTCCATTCTGAACCAAAATTGTGGCTTTAGAACCCATGCCTTTATGAAGTTCGGATTCAAGTACCGTTCCTCTAGCTCTGGCTGAAGGATTTGCTTTTAATTCGAGAATTTCAGTCTGCAAAGCTAACATTTCAAGCAATGTTTTAATGCCTTCACCTGTTGTTGCAGAGCAATTCACCGTAATGATTTGACCGCCCCAAGCTTCTGGGAGAAGTTCGTGTTCTGCTAACTGTCGGTAAACGTTTTCAGCATTAAAATTTGGCTTATCACATTTATTGAGGGCCACAATAATTGTCACTTTTGCTTCTTTTGCATGCTGAATCGCTTCGACTGTTTGTTGACGAATGCCTTCATCTCCAGCAATTACGAGAACAACAATATCCGTGACATCCGCACCGCGAGCTCGCATGGATGAGAACGCTTCGTGACCAGGAGTATCTAAAACGGTTAGATCGCCAACATCTGTGTGGCAGCAAAATGCACCGATATGCTGAGTAATAGCTCCCGCTTCGCCGGCAGCACGATTACTTTTACGGATTGCATCGATCAAACTTGTCTTTCCATGGTCAACGTGTCCCATGAAGGCAACGACCGGTGGACGAGTTCTTAGCAAGGAAGGATCTGTACTTTCAATCTCTTGTTTAATGCTTTTATCTGTAACGCGAATTCTTTCCTCTTCTGTCGTGTCGATGGTAATTTCGCAACCAAACTCATTTCCAAGTAATTGAACAAGTGTTTCATCTTCAAGAATGTCGTTAATTGTCACAACGATTCCCTGCAAGAAAATTTTAGCAATTAATTGAGAAGCTTTAAGCTTCATTTCACTTGCTAGATCTTTCAAGGAAATAGGTAAACGAATAGAAAGAGAAGTTGGTCGTGTAACAGTTTCTTCTTGCTGACGAGCTGATTTACCTCTTCTTTTTCTCCAATTTTGATCTTCATCATTTTCACGCAAACCTTGTCTGTCACGTGAATCAAAAGACCTCATTTGAGTAGGCTGACGCTTAACCGGTTTAACATCGCGGAAATCTTTAAACTTTGGCCCTTTTTTCTCAGCTTGTACTAATTCTTCTTGCTTTTCTGGTGATGCCACTTCAGTAGGTCTTTTTACTTTCGGTTTTGGTTTTCCGTCGCGAGAATCAGCTTCAGTACGTACAGGTGCTGCAGGTTCTACTTTTTTAGGCTTTGCTACAGGTGGTTTTGGAGGTGGTAGCAAATCTTTAATATGACGCCCTGTGGGGCCTAATTTCTCGCGAACTGGGGCTGGTTTTGGAGCAGGAGCTTCAACAGGTGCTGGAGCTTCAGGTTCTTTAACGGGCTTAGGCGCTTCTTTTATGATTTCTTCTTGTTCCACAGAAACAACGGTCTCTTCAATTTTAGGTTCCGCTACTTGTGAAAGAGATTCGACAACAGCCTCTTCTTCTTTTTCAATCAATTCTTTGGCACTCTCGGCGTCGGCGATAGGTGCGATAGATTCTTCAACGACTGAAGATTTAGCTACTTTTTCATCGATTGTTTCTTCAGCTTCTATCTGTTCAGATAGCTGATTTTCAACATCCTCACTTGAAGCTATTTCTGAAATCCCTTTCCCTTCGCCAGGTTCTGCAAAAACAGATTTGGAACGAGCTCGGATGCGTGGAGCAGCAGCTTCTTCCTTATGGCTTTTAACCTCTTCTTCCGATGCAGGTTTTTTAGAAGGCTTGCTTACAGGCTTAGCTTCTAGTTGCTCTTCAGATTCGGGTGCATTTTTCTTTGCTGCCAGCTTGCTTTTAACTGCTTCCAAATTTACGGCTTTTGCGATTTGGGTATTTTTAATTGTTAACTTAAGGTTTTTTGCCAAGGCCTTATGTCCTTTGTTTTCTTATTTGTTCTAATATTTTATCTGCGAGCTCAATGCTAATTCCAGGCACTGTAGCCAATTTTTCCGGAGCAGCAGTTAAAATCGCTCGCGGTGTGCTATATCCTTCTGCGATTAAATGCTCGAAAATGAGTGTATTCACACCTTCAATATTTTTTAGTGGTTTATCTAGCCAAGGTTCTTGAGAGGTCGCAAGCTCTGAACGCTCGACGGCCATCGCATGGTTGTATTCTGCCATGCGTTGAACTTCTAGTTCATACCCAATCAGTTGGCTATTTAAACGCGCATTCATTCCTTTTTTACCGATAACGGCTGCAAAATCCGCGTCATCAACGACAATTGAGATTGTCTTGTCATCTTCATTAACACTGACCTTGCGAATTTCGATAGGATCTAGTGCGTTTTGCAGTAACTCTACTGGATCTTGAGAATAAGGAATAATGTCAATTTTTTCATTGTTTAATTCGCGAACAACATTTTTTACACGAATCCCGCGCATTCCAACACAAGAACCTACTGGATCGATTTTTGAGTCTGTTGAACGCACCGTCATTTTTGTTCGGTAACCAGCTTCACGTACAATACGGTCGATCACAACAATCCCATCATTTAATTCGGGGACTTCTTGCATCATCAGCTGCTTGACAAATTCAGGATGACTGCGAGAAAGTACAACTTCTGCACCACCATTTTCTGTTTCGTTAACCTCGTAGAGAAGAGCTAAAACTTTTTCACCGACATGATACTTTTCTGTTTTCGGATAATGCTTGGTCGGCATGATAGCTTCAACTTTTCCAAGATCAATTACGACATTTGATCCACGCACAAAACGTTTGATTGTGCCGGAAATGAGTTCATTCGTTCGATGTCTATATTCTTCATAGATAACATCTCGCTCAGCATTGCGTAATTTTTGTGTAATAATCTGTCTTGCTTTTTGTGCTGCGATTCGCCCAAAGTCTTTTGGTGTAGCAACGACATCAATAAATTGACCGATTTCACAATCGGGATCAATTTCACGCGCATCTTGCAGAGAGATTTCTTGAGCCTCGACTTCGACTTCTTCTACAATTTCTTTTTCGCAGTAAACATCAATGTTCCCAGATTTTGGGTTAATCGTGACCGTCACATTTGATGCTCCGCTAATACTTTTCTTAGCAGCAGCTCGCAAAGACTCCTCAATTGCAGCTACAACAATATTTCGCTTAATTCCTTTTTCACGCTCTAAATACTCAAAGATTGCAATTAGATCTTTGTTCATGTTTTTGCCTCTTACCTCTGTGGCACACAACTCAGAATCTTTGTACCACTGATGAATTATTGGTTATTTTTTTGCATCTATTGCTGTTGCTTATTTATATCCCAGCTTCTTGCTATTTTGATAAATAGCAGAAAAATCTTTTGTATTTTATCGAATCTACTGCGGAGGCTGTGCATTGAGCTTGCTCTGGATTTTTCTTGTCTTGACTGCCACTTAGATCATTCATGAGATTGGCTAGAGTCTTCAGGATATCCTAAGCGCCTCTTAAAGTTTTAAGAGGCGCTTGCAGTGAATCATTTATGATTCGTCAGATTCATCTGATTCGGTATTTTCGTCATCGTCTTTACGCCCTTCTTCCGCATCTTTTTTCTTGCGTTTAGATGGAGCAACAACAATGTCGTCATGGTTGCATTGGTTTTGATCGATCAAGTATTCTTTAATTGACAATGCAATTTTTTTGTACTCTGGATCTAATTTAATGACCTTTGCGATCACTTCATCACCTTTTGCAACAACATCTTCAACTTTGCCAAATGCTTTATCTGAAAGCTCTGTCACATGAATGAGACCTTCAATTCCACTTTCTAGCTCTACAAATGCTCCGAAAGCTGTGATTTTGCTAACAACCCCTTTTACAAGAGTGCCTACAGGCATTGTCTTCTCGATGCTTTCCCAAGGATTATCACTTAACTGTTTTACACCTAAGGTGATTTTCTTGCTATCTTTATCAACAGAAAGAATGACGGCATCTACAACATCACCTTTTCGGAGAACTTCAGATGGGTGAGAAACCTTTTTAATCCAGCTCAAATCAGAAATATGAATGAGACCTTCAACACCAGGCTCTAACTCAACAAACGCGCCGTAATTGGTCAAGCTTTTAATTTCAGCTTTTACATTGGTGCCAACTTGGTATTTGTTTTGAACGTCATCCCATGGATTGTGTTCTGTTTGTTTGATTCCAAGAGAAATTTTCCCTTCATCTTTCTGAACAGACAAAACGATCGCTTCTACTTCATCACCTTTTTTCACAACATCGCTTGGATCTGTCACATTTTTTACCCATGACATTTCGGAAACGTGGATTAAACCTTCAATTCCAGGTTCAATCTCGATGAATGCGCCATATGGAAGTAGGTTAACAATTTTACCTTTTACACGTGTTCCTGGCGGATACTTCTGTTCAATTTGATCCCATGGATTTGGCTCTTTCTGCTTGAGACCTAATGCAACACGGCCTTTTTCTTTGTCGATGCTGAGGATCTTCACTTTCAATTTATCGCCTAACTGCACCATTTCGGAAGGATGTTTAATTCTCTTCCAAGTCATATCTGTGATGTGCAAGAGACCGTCGATTCCATCCAGGTCAAGGAAGACACCAAAGTCTGTAATATTCTTAACAGTTCCTTCACGAATATCCCCTTCTTGAATTCTCTCAAGAACTTCTGCTTTTTTCGATACGCGCTCTGCTTCGAGTAGTTCTCTGCGGGAAACAACAACGTTCTTTCTTTCGATATTGATCTTAAGGATTTTAAATTCGTAAGTTTTGTCGATGTAGTCATCCAAATTCTTAATACGCTTATTGTCAATTTGGGAACCAGGCAAGAAAGCTTCCATCCCGATATCAACCATTAAACCACCCTTGACTTTACGCAAGACTCTTCCTTTAACAATCGAACCTTCTTCACAATGCTGCAAGATGTATTCCCACTGACGAAGACGCTCAGCTTTCTCACGAGAAAGCACGATTTGACCATTGTCATCTTCAGCCTGATCGAGTAGAACTTCTACTTCACCATCTAACACGATTTGCGAAGGATCGGAGAATTCTTCCATGGGGACAAGTCCTTCAGACTTAAGACCCACATCGACAACGACATGATCCTTCGTGATCTCAACAATTCTTCCTTTTAGCACGGTACCAGGAATCATCGCAGTGGGTTCTTCGATGGATACATCTCCCCCTTTTTGATCTAACATTGCTTTAAATGCTTGTGCGTCTTTTTCATCGAACATAACATCATCAACGATATTACTTTCTTCCCACGCACGTTTAAATTTATTACTCATTTATAAGGTTTCTCCTTCCTTTTTGACTAAAGGAATTATGCTATCAGATGGTTAAGAAAAAAAGCAACCGTAAAAGATCTCCAGACACAATTAAAAACGGAGCGACAAAAAGGGAGAAACAAAGAAAAAGTGAGGGTTCTTATTGATTGATTTACTTGACACTTCTACACAACCTCTTAAATATTTAAGAGACGTGCTTAATCTTGTAGTGGTTGAGGTTCTTCTAATACAACGATATCATTTTTATAGGGATAATGTAAATGACCAAATTCAGGCTTCCTTTGAAGTTCCATTAAATGGATAGGACTTTCAAATCGATCTATCTCATAACTGAGTCTAATATTATCTTTTTCAATACGCTCAACTTCTTTTTTAAGAGATGGAATCGCAAGACGCAATTCCGTCAATTCATTTTGTCGATCGATTAAGCCATAAAGCGTAAAAGCCGCGCAAGAAATGCAAACAAGAATTTGGAAAAACAACACCTTACGCGTATTCATAATTTTTCTAGGACTCGAAGCTTAGCACTGCGACTGCGCGGATTAGCAGCCACTTCTTCGTCATTTGCAACAAGCGGCTTTCGCGTCAATAGGCGCACCTCTGGATCTTTATCTCGAAAAAGACCAGCTAATCCTCGCGTATCCCACTTATCACTGGCCGCATGGCGAAAAAGATTCTTGACAATTCCATCTTCCAAACTATGAAAACTAATAATTCCCAGGCGACCGCCCTTTTTCAATCTTCTAATCGCCGCAGGAATGACACGCTCCACCACGTCTAATTCTTTATTTACACAAATTCTTAAAGCTTGAAAAACAAGTGTGCAAGGATGAATTCTTTTAGCTGGGTTAAAGCGAAGTACTGGTCGAAGGACCTCCACTAATTGCTGAGTCGTTAAGATTTGCTTTTCCGCTCTTGCCTGCACAATTGCGCGCGCAGCTGCTCGCCAATGCCTTTCCTCACCGTAATCTCGAAAAAGCCGCTCCAATTCTTTTTGCGGCCAAGTATTCACAACAATCGCAGCGGTAAGGGGATTGCGGGGATCCATCCGCATATCCAGCGGACCTTCTTTTGAAAAACTAAATCCTTTTTCGGCAATATCGAGCTGCATGGAGGATACCCCTAAATCAAGCAAAATCCCATCAACAGTGCTAATTTCTAGTTGATCTAAGAATTTCTCTAAATTCTCAAAATTTCCTGAAACGAAGGTCACCTTTTCACTCCAAGGCGCTAAATTCTCAGCCGCAACGGTAAGAGCGAGAGGATCTTGATCAATTGCAATCAACCTTTCGATTTCGGGATGGGTGGCTAAAAGAGCAGCTGAATGACCACCCGCGCCAGCTGTTCCATCGATGAAAATACGCAAAGAACAGGGACTGAAGGATTCAATCACCTCTTTCATTAATACAGATTGATGGACTTT
Above is a window of Parachlamydia acanthamoebae DNA encoding:
- a CDS encoding amino acid kinase family protein codes for the protein MKKTLVMKFGGASVASPDHFSQIADIILARKQEYERIAIVISAMGDSTDQLIALAKQVHPNPPRREYDMLVSVGERISISLLAMALALKNQQAVSFTGSQSGIITCNHHSSANIIEVRPHRILSALDSGKIVIVAGFQGVSRNGEITTLGRGGSDTSAVALGLALKAECVEFFKDVKGIYSEDPKINPNATLFSQMTYEIAANIVQIGHSVLHPRCIRLASKNQLALYVRSFIDFATCGCEGTLIGELNQLNDWVVYEEENTIDNSSVISSLNCTAAL
- a CDS encoding bifunctional riboflavin kinase/FAD synthetase, with translation MKVIHHLHEFPSTNHPIVLTIGNFDGMHLGHQKVLQALKEFAKLQNAQTAVFTFVNHPSTVLNSAKSTCQLCTLDHKLFLLEQAKIDWVILLPFTLEFAGQTAEIFLEKLQASIPFSHLILGHDAFLGKDRKGDRSTLNQIAKEHAFELTYLPEYSIDTKKISSSAIRQLIADGKLSEASQLLGRSYSFYGMVKPGQRKGRHLGFPTANFDVTGMCLPPYGVYAVKLWHQGICFPAVANLGIAPTIREENNPVLEVHLLDAQENDLYDSFCEVVFHSFIRPEQKFSSIEHLKAQISQDVLQARQCLT
- the truB gene encoding tRNA pseudouridine(55) synthase TruB; amino-acid sequence: MTNLPQNSSDIEGVLLLDKPRGCTAFNLVARLRKVLGVKKIGHAGTLDPFATGVMVMLIGRNFTRLSDQFLCQDKEYEAEAYLGAATDTYDCEGQILSQCGRVPTLEEIQVALQSFQGEILQVPPMFSAKKQNGKKLYELARQGKTVERPPAKVFVQITLLSYAYPYLSLAVSCSKGTYIRSLAHDLGQLLGVGAHLSQLRRVRSGQFHLKDCLDGAPLKASTYTLDDLKRHIQPMHT
- the rbfA gene encoding 30S ribosome-binding factor RbfA produces the protein MSVQRTDRLNSLLREVITEVIKKDVRNPYVSEMTTVTRVDITKDLRHAKVYVSIMGTGAEKEDTLQALRSAAGFIAVNSSQKVVMRFFPELTFVLDDSVDRQMRIESLLREIEDEKSTRSEESDDNDESSSE
- the infB gene encoding translation initiation factor IF-2; the protein is MAKNLKLTIKNTQIAKAVNLEAVKSKLAAKKNAPESEEQLEAKPVSKPSKKPASEEEVKSHKEEAAAPRIRARSKSVFAEPGEGKGISEIASSEDVENQLSEQIEAEETIDEKVAKSSVVEESIAPIADAESAKELIEKEEEAVVESLSQVAEPKIEETVVSVEQEEIIKEAPKPVKEPEAPAPVEAPAPKPAPVREKLGPTGRHIKDLLPPPKPPVAKPKKVEPAAPVRTEADSRDGKPKPKVKRPTEVASPEKQEELVQAEKKGPKFKDFRDVKPVKRQPTQMRSFDSRDRQGLRENDEDQNWRKRRGKSARQQEETVTRPTSLSIRLPISLKDLASEMKLKASQLIAKIFLQGIVVTINDILEDETLVQLLGNEFGCEITIDTTEEERIRVTDKSIKQEIESTDPSLLRTRPPVVAFMGHVDHGKTSLIDAIRKSNRAAGEAGAITQHIGAFCCHTDVGDLTVLDTPGHEAFSSMRARGADVTDIVVLVIAGDEGIRQQTVEAIQHAKEAKVTIIVALNKCDKPNFNAENVYRQLAEHELLPEAWGGQIITVNCSATTGEGIKTLLEMLALQTEILELKANPSARARGTVLESELHKGMGSKATILVQNGTLRKGDALVFEQLWGRIKTIHDEFGREMDEVPPSTPAEITGLSGLPDAGQEFIVVSSEKEARSIAEARMLGIRQVNLQKMKKASLENVFQQATETAKKVLHVVLRADVQGSLEALKVALEKIKSTKAELVIISTGVGEIAESDVQLAAASKAVILGFHTKIESHADILVKQLGVQVRLHDIIYHAIDDIKELMSALLDKIPIETEKGQAEVRAIFKSSHLGIVAGCYVTDGVIRRNDSIRVKRNGQKIWQGPISSLKRVKEDVREVAKGLECGILLNNFGEVQAGDILEAFEVTYISQEL
- the nusA gene encoding transcription termination factor NusA, with the translated sequence MNKDLIAIFEYLEREKGIKRNIVVAAIEESLRAAAKKSISGASNVTVTINPKSGNIDVYCEKEIVEEVEVEAQEISLQDAREIDPDCEIGQFIDVVATPKDFGRIAAQKARQIITQKLRNAERDVIYEEYRHRTNELISGTIKRFVRGSNVVIDLGKVEAIMPTKHYPKTEKYHVGEKVLALLYEVNETENGGAEVVLSRSHPEFVKQLMMQEVPELNDGIVVIDRIVREAGYRTKMTVRSTDSKIDPVGSCVGMRGIRVKNVVRELNNEKIDIIPYSQDPVELLQNALDPIEIRKVSVNEDDKTISIVVDDADFAAVIGKKGMNARLNSQLIGYELEVQRMAEYNHAMAVERSELATSQEPWLDKPLKNIEGVNTLIFEHLIAEGYSTPRAILTAAPEKLATVPGISIELADKILEQIRKQRT